Within Dysgonomonas sp. HDW5A, the genomic segment TTAAGTATCCTGGTGGTGGCAAACGCTGCATATTGAGAGATATCAGTCTTTTTATACCTAAAAATAAAATTACAGCGATTGTTGGGATAAGTGGTAGTGGTAAAACCACTTTACTAAAACTAATACTTGGATTTTATTCTCCGAGTTCAGGAAATATATATATAGATAATTTAAATATGGATCAGGTTATTCAAAATTCATGGAGGGATAAGATCGGAGTTGTAATGCAGAATGGCTATATATTTAGTGGCACTATTGCCGAGAATATAGCATTGGCAGACCCGTCCCCTGATATGGATAAAGTGAGACATGCTGCAATGATATCGTGTATAAGTGAATTCGTAGAGGAGTTGCCTCAAAAATACAAAACTAAAATTGGAAAAAATGGAGTGGATTTAAGTGGAGGGCAAAAACAACGAATTTTAATAGCAAGGGCACTTTATAAAGATCCGGAGGTACTCCTTTTAGACGAGGCTACTAGTGCTTTGGATGCGAATACAGAAAAAGTTATTGTTGAGAACCTGAATAGTTTATTTAAAGATAGAACTGTCGTAATTATAGCACATCGGTTTAGTACTATAAAAGCTGCAGATCAAGTGGTGGTAATTGATAATGGAATTATTACAGAAATAGGGACACATCGCGTTTTGACTGAAAGCCAAGGTGAATATTTTAAATTAGTGAGAAATCAATTGGAGTTAGCATAGAAATTCTATAGAAAAACAATAATGGTATGAAAAAAATGCTTTTTTATTTTCTTATGACTGTTTATTCGTCATATTTATTCTCTCAGAGAGACCATGTTAGTGTTATGGGTAGCTTAATTGATGCAACAAATACACCAATTGAATATGCCAATGTATCTCTTCTGTCTAAAGATTCAACATATATATTGGGGGGCAACTCTACTAGTGACGGACAATTTAGAATATCGCCAACATCCCAAGGCGATTATATTGTTAAAGTAAGCTATGTCGGTTATCAAGATACATATATTAATGTTCCTCAATTAATGGAGAAGCGTGATATCGGAATTGTTGTTCTACAAGAGAATACACATAATCTTAAAGAGATAGAAGTAACGGCTGATCGCGTAATAAATAAGGTTGACAGACAAATTACATTGCCAACTGATTTTCAGATCAAAAATTCTGTGCAAGGAATTGATTTACTAAACAAAATGGCAATTCCTGAAATCGCTGTTGATCCAGTCAATAGAACTGTTATTGCTACCGACGGAGGAAGTGTACAAATTAGGATTAATGGGGTTAGAGTTAGCTCTGTTGAGTTAATGGGAGTAAAGGCCGATGACGTTCTGCGTGTTGAAACCTATAATGCTCTCGGAGCACGCTTTGGAGGTGAGGATGCTACAGTTATTATTGATGTTATTCTGAAGCAAAAAAAAACTGGGGGCTATGTTATGACCGATCTTATGAATGCTCCATTTGTTGGATTTGGTGATAATCTGGTCGTAACAAAAATGAACTATAAAGATTCACAGTTTGGAGCTTTATACTATCTCAGTTATCGTGATTATAAAGATCGCTTCATAAATCGAAAAACAGAATTTAATAATCCTGACGATTCTTTTTATCGTCAGCAAGATGGAATAAAAACTCCATTCAATTATCAGACTCATAATGTCAACTTTTCATACAATTTGAGATCTTCGGATAAATATCTGTTGAATGTTGAATTTAGAAATGAAATTCTAAATGTAAATAACAATTATAGGAGTAGGTCTTATTATTCTAATACAGGATTGACTACTTTTAATAATACCTTAAATAGAAATTCACGTTACAGTCCTACACTTGATCTGTTTTTCAAATATAATCTATCAAAAAAACAATCATTAATGACAAATATTGTAGGTACCTATATTAAAACAAATAATAAGAGGGATTATAAAGAATATGATGACGAAGTAATATTCGTAGATATAAGCAATAGGGATAAGGGAAATAAATATTCTTTAATAACAGAAGTTGTTTATGAGAACCAGTTTAATGATAAATTAGGTTTTAGCACAGGGATTAACCATACACAGGGATATATAGAGAATACGATTATACAGGCGACAGCGGAGAAGATGAATCTGCGTAATACAAATACATATTTATTTTCCCAACTGCAAGGAACAATTCAGAAGTTCAATTATTCATTAGGCGTAGGTATTACTCGTATATGGTTTAATGAAGCAAAAAATGGATTTACTTTTTATGCATTTAGACCATCGTTGCAATTAGCATACAAAGCAAAAGATAACTTAGCTATACGATATAACTTTTCAATTGAATCTCAAGCTCCATCTCTAGGGCAACTCAATGGTGTAGACCAAAGAGTCGATAGTATACAAATAAGTAGAGGAAATCCAAACTTGCGGCCTTATAATTTATATAATAATATCTTAACTTTGAGTTTTAGTCGGAATAATATCAGTGCGAATCTGAATTTCAGGTATAATTATTTTGACAGTCCTATTATGGATGTCACATATCTAGAGAATGATATGTATATAAATACATATGCCAATCAAAATAATCTAGTAAAGTATGGTGTTTTTGCTAATATGAAGATCCAGCTCATAAAAGATATTTGGAGTATTGGAGTAACTGGAGGTGTAGATCGTTTTCATAGTCAGAGTAGTACTTATTCACACTACCATACCGCTTATTGGGGCAATATTAATACCAATGCATCTTATAAGAAATTTGATTTAAACTTTGCAATCAATTTTAGGACAAGTAGTTTGTGGGGCGAAATTATTAGTTATGGAGAAGATTGGCAATCAATAGATCTCGGTTATAGATATAGAGCGTTTAGATTTGGAGCAGGGATGAGTTATCCATTCAAGAGTGAATGGAGTGCAGGATATAAGAATCTTTCAAAAATAAGAACAGAGAATTCATGGACATATATTCCTGACAATGGACATATGCTATTCCTGCGTTTCTCTTGGGATGTGTCTTTCGGGAAGAAATATCAGTCTGTAAGTAAATCTTTAAATAATTCGGATAGAGATACGGGTATTCGGGGGATTGATTAAGTTGTTGATAACGAGGTTTTTTTTTGATTGAATATGTCTTGTTCGGGATAACCGATTCATCAAATTATTACTTGTTATATGTAAAGTAGATCTTTGATTATTACATTTTAAGAATGTGTGCAAATTTATGGTGCAAATAAAGAAGCAGTTAAGCGAAAAATGCTTAACTGCTTAGTTCTTAAGTGGTCCCACCTGGGCTTGAACCAGGGACCCCCTGATTATGAGTCAGATGCTCTAACCAACTGAGCTATAGGACCTGATTGAGATGTTCTCTCGAAATCGGATGCAATATTACTGCTTTTTGTTTATATATGCAAGTATTGAGACGAAAAAGCATCACCTAAATTAACGAAAAAAAGAAAACCTGCACGATATATGCAGGTTTTCAGTATTATAAGGCTAATCAGAGATTAGTTGTTTTCTGGTCTAAGCTTTCTTACAACAGCACCAGTACGCCACATTTCGCTTTCACGAAGAGCTTGTAGTTCTTTCTCAAGACCTTCACGGTAGTCTGGTTTTGAATTTGTGTCGATAGAACGTTGAGCTTCGTTTCCACAAGCTACCTCTGCATATAATTTAGCGAATACAGGTTTAGTTGCATCATGAAAAGGTCCCATCCAGTCTAAAGCACCACGTTGTGCAGTTGTAGAACAGTTTGCATACATCCAGTCCATACCATTTTCAGCGAAAAGAGGCATCAATGATTGTGTAAGCTCTTCTACGGTCTCATTGAATGCCTCCGAAGGGCTATGTCCATTCTCACGTAGAACTTCGTACTGAGCCAAAAGAATACCTTGTATAGCACCCATTAGAGTACCACGTTCTCCTGTAAGGTCAGAATATACTTCACGTTTGAAATCTGTTTCGAATAAATATCCCGAACCTACACCAATACCTAGAGCGATTACACGTTCTTTAGCACGTCCTGTAGCATCTTGGAAGATAGCGTAACTTGAGTTCAAACCACGTCCTTCTAAGAACATACGACGAAGGCTTGTTCCCGAACCTTTAGGAGCAACAAGAATTACATCAATATCAGCAGGAGGGATAATATTTGTACGTTCTTTGTATGTAATACCAAATCCGTGAGAGAAATACAATGCTTTACCTGCTGTCAAATATGGTTTAATACGAGGCCACACTTCGATTTGAGCTGCATCTGATAAAAGATATTGAATAATAGTACCTTTTTCAGCAGCTTCTTCTATATCAAAAAGAGTTTCACCCGGTACCCAACCGTCAGCGATAGCTTTTTCCCAAGTTTTACCACCTTTACGTTGACCGATGATTACATTGAAACCATTGTCACGAAGATTCAATGCTTGACCCGGACCTTGAACTCCATAACCGATTACAGCGATTATTTCGTTTTTTAATACTTCTCTTGCTTTTTCCAAAGGAAATTCTTCACGAGTAGCAACTTGCTCTACTACTCCTCCAAAATTCATTTCTGCCATTTTCTTTTTTTGTTATATATGTAAATAGTATTATTAATTAATCTGATATATAAAGGTTTGCAACCTTATTGCCAAGTAACTCTGGCTAAGCAAATTGTTTTGTCATGATGCTTCATTTCTAAAACAGATTTATTCAGTTCCGTTTTGCTTTGTAAGATATCAAGAGTTGTCCCATATTGACCTTCTGCAATATAGTTAATTTCGAAGGTTTTAATTTCTTTCTCCTGAAACATTTCCAGAGGGAATACATCTATAAAGTGTTCTATATATTTCATGCTGTTCAGATGTTCGTTTATATCAATATCGCTGTACTTTACAGTAAAGGATGTTGTAAACTCAACGTCTTTGATCGATGGTATTTTAGCTGCACTTGGAATAGGGCAAACTCTGTCCGATTTGAGTTCAACCATTCTTTGTAAGTCGAGAATATTGGTTGGACGTCTTGTTTCAAGATCAATAGATGCCCACATTGACCGTGCATAACCAATATAATTACCTTCCTGATCTTCGAAAGCAAAGCATCTTTCAGAAAATAATTTATTGATATCCGACACCCATGTATGCAACTTAATGGTAGTGTCATTGCGCGGATATTCGGATAATTCAATAGTCATACGCATCAATACCCATGCTCGCTGTTGATCGGTCATAAAAGAGTAGCCAAAATTTCGTTCCTCGGCATGTCTTGTTGCAGCTTGCAGCAAGAAACCTCCCAGCATCGGCAATGTGGCTTTTCCCCTGAAATCGGTGAGGTAGGCATCAATTGTATATGTATATATTCCTTCTTTAGGTGACATGTGTATATTTTAAGATGAAAGCTTATGAATTCTTTTTTTCACGCTCCTGTAGCATGTCACTTAATCGTTCGATCTTTGAGGTTGTAATAGCAACCCGTCCGGAACGGATGAATTGAAGTACACCGATCATTTCACTTAATTCTTCAAATAAAGCTTGAGTCTCAGCGTAATGTCCTGTTTTTTGAATAACCACACAATTTTCGTTGATTTCCAAAATTTGAGCATGAAATTTCCGGATAAGAGCTTCTGCTGATCCTATTTTTAAGAAATCAGGCGTCGAAAGTTTATATAAGGCAATTTCCTGATGTATTAGTTCTTCGTCTGTATTGAAGTACGATTTCAGTACATCTACACGCTTATCTATTTGTTTAACTACCTTTACAATATCTTCTCTGTTAGAATATACTGTAATTGTAAATTTATGGATTCCCTTAATTGCCGAAGGAGATACCGAAAGTGTTTCGATATTTAATTGGCGGCGTGTAAATACACTGGTTACCTGACTTAACAGCCCCACTGTATTTTCCGAAAATATTGTAACGGTATATAATGTTTTATCTTCCATAACTTCAATTGATTAAAATTTATTTCCACATACCTATAAATAATGACTGTTGCATTCTTTCGCACAATTTCTCCGAACTTAATATGGTATCGCTCGATTCATAATAGAGCTTCATCTCTCCCATATTGCGAACTCGTAACCATTTTCCCGCACTTTCCGACTTAAATACTTCAACGGTGTATTTGTTATTGGTTAAAGTATCGCTTTTGTAATAACTGATTCGCAATTTGTGAAGATTATCAACAAAATTACTATCCGGAAGGGTATTTGCATCTAAATATTTAAATATATAGAGGTTTGAATCGTTCAATATCGGTTTTGTATCTTGTAATTTGAATACATCATTCACATAAAATGAACTGTATTTATTACAAACTTCTTTTTTGAACATTGCTTCCAGATCTTTGTCAAAGCCTACAGTTTCTATATAATAATACTCCATTTTCGCCTGAGATTTCGAACTCTCCTCTTTAGTAGATTTCTTGCATCCGGCCATAGTTATGGCAATCAGTATTATTATTAATAATATCTTCTTCATAAATTACTTTCGACCATAAAGAACTGCAAAGTCATAGTATTTGTACAAGCAATCGACTTCTTTAAACCCTGCATCTCTTAACCATTTTATCTGGGTTGAAACGGGAGTCCTTTTATCTAGCTTTATCCTTTCGTAAGATGCGTCAATATCCTCTCTGTTTAAATCACTGGCTTCGACCTTTTCACGCCATTTCTTATCATATAATCGACTGAAATACTCACTTTCTCCGGCAACTTGTTCTGCGTTAATAAATATTCCCTCAGGCTTCAGAAGGCTGAAAATTGTGTTATATAACTCGGCTTTCGCTTGGTCTTCTAAATGATGAATGGCTAGAGATGAGATTACAGCATCGTATAGTTTTTCGCCCTTAAAAGTAGTAAAATCCTGTTGGATTATGTTGATATTTTTATTTGACGAAAATCTTTTTTTAGCAACATCTAACATTTTTCGCGACAAATCGACAAGAGTGATCTTTGCATTCGGATATTTTTGTAGAACAAATTCAGAAAATAATCCGGTGCCTGCTCCTAAATCCAGAATTTCGGGAGAAGTTATCGATAAATTAAGATTATCAATGGCTACTCCATAAAAATCCGATAAGCAGGGAATCAGAGATGGTCTCTGCTTATCGTAGAGTTGGGCAATCGAATTGAATTGTGATTCTACGGTCATCTTATTCGTTTCCTAATAATATGTTTGTAACGCAAGTTCCCGAAGGAATCATCGGATATACCATTCCTTTGGCTTCTACCTGTACATCTAAAAGGTAGGAACCTTTGTGATTTATCATTTCGGCAATAGCATCATCCAATTCTTCGCGTTTGTCTACAATCTTAGATTTAATATTGTAAGCATTGGCAATCATACAGAAGTTTGGATTCTTCATTGTGGTCTCGGAATATCTTTCGCTAAAGAACAGTTCCTGCCATTGACGCACCATCCCTAAGAAATGATTATTCAGGATAATGATTTTTACATCCACATCGTACTGCATAATGGTTCCTAATTCCTGTATGGTCATTTGAATACCACCGTCACCCACAAATAAACAGACTGTACGGTTAGGAGCACCTATTTTGGCTCCAATGGCTGCCGGTAATCCGAATCCCATAGTACCAAGACCACCTGATGTAACCACACTGCGTGATTGTTTGTATTTGAAATAACGAACAGCCATCATTTGGTGCTGACCTACGTCGGTAACTAGTACGGCATCATCATTTGTGGCTTCTGAAACTTTGTGGATTACTTCACCCATTTTCAAACTACCCGAAGTCGGAAACAATTCGTCTTTGATGACAACGTTATATTCCTTCTCTTCACATGATCTGAATTCTGCCAGCCAGTCTGCATGAGTGGTCGTATCAATTAACTTGGCTACTTCTGCCAGAGATTCTTTTACATCGCCTAATACCCGAACAGTAGTTTTTACGTTCTTATCTATTTCGGCAGGGTCTATGTCAAAATGAATAACTTTAGCTTGCTTGGCATACGTATTCAGATCACCTGTTACACGATCGTCAAAACGCATTCCGATGGCAATAAGTACATCACACTCGTTTGTTTTCAGATTAGGACCAATATTACCGTGCATTCCCAACATTCCAACATTAAGCGGATGATCGGAAGGAATAGCTGATAGTCCTAATACTGTAAGTGCAGTAGGTATTCCCGATTTTTCAAGAAAAGCTTTAAGTTCTTCTTCTGCAGATCCAAGTACTACACCTTGCCCAACTAATGCCAGAGGTTTTTTAGCGTTGCTGATTAGTTCTGCAGCAGCTTTTATTTCTTCTGGATTTATTTCGGGTTTAGGAATATAGCTTCTGATGAAGGTGGCTTTTTTATATTCGTATTCTATTTTTCCGAACTGCGCATCTTTGGTGATGTCTAGTAATACGGGACCCGGACGACCGGATGCTGCGATATAAAACGCACGTGCTACTGCCGCAGGAATGTCTTCTGCACATCTTACCTGATGAGCCCATTTGGTTACAGGCTGTGAAATACCTACCACATCGGCTTCCTGAAACGCATCACTGCCCAATAGGGTAGAGGCTACCTGTCCGGCAATAACTACCATAGGGGTGCTGTCCATCATTGCATCGGTTATGCCGGTTATGGCATTTGTAGCACCGGGTCCTGAGGTAACAAATGCTACTCCAACTTTTCCCGAAGTACGTGCATAACCTTGTGCGGCATGGGTTGCTCCTTGTTCGTGACGAACTAATATATGGTCTACCTTGTCTTTATAATCGTATATAGCATCAAATACGGGCATAATAGCTCCTCCGGGATATCCGAAGATAGTGTCTACGCCTTCATTTATCAATGACCGTATAAGAGCTTCACTTCCTGTTATTTTTTCACTCATGATTAGTAAATGCTTATGAAACTTTAATTAAGTACTTTGTTTGAATATTATTAGCTTTCATTTCAGCTAAATGCTTGGCGAGGTTATCGAATGTTTCGACTTTGTTATCCCTTATTCTGAGGGTTCCGCTCGCTATTTTATGGAGGAGTAATTCTCCTTGCTGCATCAGTTCTGATATCTGTTGAGGCGATCCGTATTTATGAAATGCCCCTAACGCTACTTCGTGTAGCGATATACAGGTGGTGAATGCAGGTAAAGGAGACTGCCCGACTCGATCTTGGATAGCTACCAAATGTCCGTAGTATCCGATTAGAGAAGCCATTCCTGTTGCATGCTCTCCACTTACAGTATCGATTATGGCTTCAAATGAATCTCCATTCAAATGATTCTTTATCGTTCTTTTCCAGTTATTATCTTTATAATCTATAGCTTGTATAACACCCATTTTGAGGAATTCAGCATGGTGTTTCTCGCTTGCTGTAACATAGACTCGTGCATTGGCTTCGAGTAATAATTGAGTGAGGAAATATCCCACTGATCCGCCTGCACCGCTTACTAAAACTTTTTTACCTGCTATATTTGGTATCTTTTGGAGAGCTTGCCAAGCTGTAAGTGATGGGCAGGGAAAAGACGCTGCTGCTGTATCACTCAATTTGTCGGGAACATACATAAGTGCATTCCCTGAAACAATTGTATGTGTACTGAAACTGCCGTCTTTCGAAAGATCGGTATGATAACATACTCTGCTGCCTATACGCAAGTGAGTCATGTTTCGTCCAACTTTGAGAATAACTCCCATTCCGTCAACGCCGGGAACTGAATCGGAACTCCATGCAGGATGTCCCCATTCTATTAATTTCCAGTCGACAGGATTTAGTCCTATTACACTGTTCTGAATAAGGACTTCGTTATCCCCAATTTCTCTTATCTCCTTTTCTTTGAGAATAAGATCAGTTGGTTCACCTTTCTTTTGCCAACACCAAAATTTAGCTTTTGTCTCCATCTTTCGGATGTTTTAGTCTATCAATCTGACCGCACCTAAATCAGCCGAACTTACCATACTTGCGTATGCTTTTAAGGCTTTAGATATATTTCTTACACGGTTGGGTTTGAATGCTTCATTGCCTTTAGCAAGTTCTTCTTGACGGCGTTTTTCTAACTCAGCATCCGATACTTTTACATTGATAGATCGGTTGGGGATATCTATTTCTATAATATCACCATCTTTTATCAGACCGATTGCTCCGCCTGCTGCGGCTTCGGGTGATACGTGACCTATCGAAAGTCCTGAAGTACCTCCTGAAAAACGACCATCGGTAATCAAAGCACATTCTTTTCCTAAATGTTTTGATTTTATGTATGAAGTAGGGTAGAGCATTTCCTGCATACCGGGACCTCCTTTTGGGCCTTCGTATGTGATAACTACTACGTCTCCTGCTTTAACTTTGTCTCTCAAAATTCCATCACAAGCTTCATCCTGAGAATGAAATACTTTGGCAGTGCCCGAAAATTTGAATATACTTTCGTCAACACCTGCAGTTTTAACCACACAACCATCTAAAGCGATGTTTCCTTTCAGAATAGCCAAGCCGCCATCTTTGGTATATGCATGCTCATAATCACGGATACATCCGTTTGCCCTGTCGCTATCAACTTCTTTATACATGTTGGTTTGCGACCCCATTACTAAATTGGGTTTATTTCCGGGAGCCGATTTATAAAGCTCAAGAGCTTCAGCCGATGGATTTGCAGATGTTATATCGTATTTGTCGATTGCTTGTTGAAGAGTAAGACCATCTACGCGAGGTAGAGAAGTATCTATTAAACTGGCTTTAGCCAATTCTCCCATGATACCTAATATACCACCGGCTCTGTTTACATCCTGTATGTGGTATTTATCGGTATTGGGTGCTACTTTACAAAGACATGGAGTCTTTCTCGAAAGTTGGTCTATATCGGTCATTGTGAAGTCTACTTCAGCTTCGTGAGCTATTGCTAGTAAGTGAAGTATTGTATTGGTAGAACCTCCCATGGCTATATCCAAAGTCATTGAATTGAGGAAGGCTTGTTTTGTAGCTATTGTACGGGGAAGTACAGTGTCGTCACCATCTCGATAGTATTTGTAAGTGCTTGCAACAATCATTTTAGCTGCATCCTGAAACAGTTTCAAGCGGTTTGCATGGGTGGCAAGAATAGTTCCGTTTCCGGGTAATGCCAAACCTATAGCTTCGTTCAAACAGTTCATTGAGTTTGCAGTAAACATTCCTGAGCATGATCCGCAAGTGGGACAAGCGGCACGTTCGATAGCTGATACTTCTTTATCCGAAACATTGCTGTCTGCTGCTTTTATCATGGCATCTATCAAGTCGAGATGTTTGTTATCTAGCTCTCCTGCCTCCATTGGACCTCCCGATACAAAAATGGTCGGGATATTCAATCGCATGGCTGCCATTAGCATTCCGGGAGTGATTTTGTCGCAGTTGCTTATACATACCATTGCATCCGCTTTGTGGGCATTTACCATGTATTCGATGCTGTCTGCAATCAAATCACGAGAAGGTAGGGAGTAAAGCATTCCATCGTGTCCCATTGCAATACCATCGTCAATGGCTATTGTATTGAATTCGGCTGCAAAGCAACCCAATGCTTCGATTTCCGCTTTTACTTGTTGACCTATATTATGTAGATGCATATGCCCGGGTACGAACTGAGTAAACGAGTTCACCACCGCAATGATTGGTTTACCCAACTGTTCCTCTTTCATACCGTTTGCTCTCCAAAGAGCTCTGGCTCCTGCCATTCTTCTGCCTTGTGTGCTGGTAGAACTTCTTAATTCTATTGCCATCTTGATAGTTTTTTGATAAAAAAAACCTTTCTCATCTAATGAGAAAGGTTTATATCTAGTGATTACATTTAGCTATTTTAGTACACGATTATCGTTATACATACCTTCCTCATTTACTCTGTCCGACGAGCAGAATATCAAGAATGAGGACATGTAAAATACAATTTGACATAAATAATGATACTGTGTATTTCACAAAGATATAAATGTTTTTTTATTTACAAGCTTTTTGCCTGTATATTTTATTCATTGCTTTAAAAAATAAGAATCTCTATTTACTCCAAAGTCTTACTCCCAAACGGAGTACAGGAGAAAAATCAATATTAGAAATATTATATTTAGTACCTTCAAAGTCTAAACTATGGTCTTTTCTGCAATAAATATGTAAGGCGGGTTGTATATAAAAATAACGTCCAATGAAGAACTGATAACCTACACCACCTCCAAGGTCAACAGTATGTATGTCTTTTTCTATTCTGGTACTTCTTTGTTGTATACTGAAAGTATGGAATTCGGCAAACCCGTAAAGCTCAAGATTCTTCCAAACGTTATATCCTAAAAAGATTCCGGGTGATGTTTTGTAAAAACGTTTAAAGTCATCAGAGTGATTATTTATGCCTGCAGTTTCCGCATTATAGCTTCCTCCGTTTATTACGCTTGCACGTACTCTAAACTTATCGTATCTATATCCAATGGCGAAGTGATATCCTCCAGTAAAGAACATGGGAACAAGGCTTTCGACCTCAAAAGCTTGTTTTACCTCATAACTGCGAGGCTTTATTATTGTCGACTGATCTTGTGAAAACACCATGGTTGCTATGCT encodes:
- the ilvD gene encoding dihydroxy-acid dehydratase; protein product: MAIELRSSTSTQGRRMAGARALWRANGMKEEQLGKPIIAVVNSFTQFVPGHMHLHNIGQQVKAEIEALGCFAAEFNTIAIDDGIAMGHDGMLYSLPSRDLIADSIEYMVNAHKADAMVCISNCDKITPGMLMAAMRLNIPTIFVSGGPMEAGELDNKHLDLIDAMIKAADSNVSDKEVSAIERAACPTCGSCSGMFTANSMNCLNEAIGLALPGNGTILATHANRLKLFQDAAKMIVASTYKYYRDGDDTVLPRTIATKQAFLNSMTLDIAMGGSTNTILHLLAIAHEAEVDFTMTDIDQLSRKTPCLCKVAPNTDKYHIQDVNRAGGILGIMGELAKASLIDTSLPRVDGLTLQQAIDKYDITSANPSAEALELYKSAPGNKPNLVMGSQTNMYKEVDSDRANGCIRDYEHAYTKDGGLAILKGNIALDGCVVKTAGVDESIFKFSGTAKVFHSQDEACDGILRDKVKAGDVVVITYEGPKGGPGMQEMLYPTSYIKSKHLGKECALITDGRFSGGTSGLSIGHVSPEAAAGGAIGLIKDGDIIEIDIPNRSINVKVSDAELEKRRQEELAKGNEAFKPNRVRNISKALKAYASMVSSADLGAVRLID